A part of Liolophura sinensis isolate JHLJ2023 chromosome 1, CUHK_Ljap_v2, whole genome shotgun sequence genomic DNA contains:
- the LOC135461479 gene encoding venom allergen 5-like: protein MVGFFSSNANTDIWIEKMKLIWTLMIWSCVTTQVSVGKPDPNAIQLGSTCINGYEKVTNSTMCARDSLTYIKGSSGVRRKDIARILELHNYHRARVVPTATNMMKMYWDDELAKIAEKWAKQCVVGHESSLEMSRYIPAYGMYPGQNGAFGYASWDGAVEGWYQEVNKYRYGQDPAKYLGPEGWREIGHYTQVGTWSSLCLQKESLQPVQDVMYTFVRHA from the exons ATGGTTGGCTTCTTTAGCTCTAACGCTAACACGG ATATTTGGATTGAAAAGATGAAGCTGATCTGGACACTGATGATTTGGTCCTGTGTCACAACACAAGTATCGG TTGGAAAACCGGATCCGAATGCCATACAG CTGGGATCGACGTGTATAAATGGTTACGAGAAAGTTACAAACAGCACCATGTGTGCCAGGGATAGTTTGACTTACATCAAAGGCAGCTCAGGTGTACGCCGCAAAGACATCGCCAGAATCCTTGAGTTACATAATTACCACAGGGCGCGAGTCGTTCCCACGGCAACAAACATGATGAAAATG TACTGGGACGACGAACTTGCGAAAATTGCTGAAAAATGGGCCAAACAGTGCGTTGTTGGACACGAAAGCTCTCTGGAGATGAGCAGATATATACCgg CTTACGGAATGTACCCTGGACAAAACGGAGCGTTCGGTTATGCTAGCTGGGATGGGGCTGTAGAAGGCTGGTACCAAGAGGTTAACAAGTATAGGTACGGGCAAGACCCCGCCAAATACTTGGGACCTGAAGGCTGGAGGGAAATAGGCCACTATACACAGGTGGGTACGTGGTCATCGCTGTGCTTACAGAAAGAAAGTCTTCAACCAGTACAAGATGTGATGTACACATTTGTACGTCACGCGTGA